Proteins encoded within one genomic window of Chrysemys picta bellii isolate R12L10 chromosome 6, ASM1138683v2, whole genome shotgun sequence:
- the CARTPT gene encoding cocaine- and amphetamine-regulated transcript protein, producing the protein MESARLLALLSATFVLLLGARGQEEPELQPRALDLYPTMEDTSHEKELIEALQEVLEKLKSKRIPVYEKKFGQVPMCDAGEQCAVRKGARIGKLCDCPRGTSCNSFLLKCL; encoded by the exons ATGGAGAGCGCCCGGCTTCTCGCTCTCCTGAGCGCCACCTTCGTGCTGCTTCTCGGGGCCCGCGGCCAGGAGGAGCCGGAGCTGCAGCCTCGCGCCCTGGACCTTTACCCCACCATGGAGGACACGTCCCACGAGAAAGAGCTG ATCGAGGCGCTGCAGGAGGTCCTGGAGAAGCTGAAAAGTAAAAGGATCCCAGTTTACGAGAAGAAGTTCGGCCAAGTCCCCATG TGTGACGCTGGCGAGCAGTGTGCAGTGAGGAAAGGAGCTAGAATTGGGAAGCTCTGCGACTGTCCAAGAGGAACTTCTTGTAACTCTTTTCTTTTGAAATGCTTATAA